The stretch of DNA GCAGTTGCTTGGCCGCAGGTATTTTTAATCAACATATTTCATTAAATTTAAAAGGGTGCTTTTTTGGCATTTTGGCCGCCATAACGTATTCTTTATTTATTACAATGAGCAGTCGAGTCGGTAATCACTTACCTAAATTGAAGAAAAGTGCATTAATGATAACTGGTGCATGCTTTATCACATTTATTATTTTTCCACCTACTTTTTTATTTGAATTAACTCTTGATGATAAATTGTATCAATGGGGATTGATGCTAGCACTATTAGGAACCGTATTACCACCATTACTATTTTCAATAGGGATCCCTAAAGTTGGTATTTCATTTAGTGCAATTTTATCAGCGGCCGAGCTACCCGTTGCAGTTATTGCATCTTACTTTTATTTAAAAGAATTAATTCATTATAATCAATGGATCGGCGTTGCCTTAATTTTGGTTGCAATAATTATCCCCAATCTTAAACATCTAAGAGGTGATTTAAAAACTAAATAGGCAATTTTAATTAATAAAAAAGTATTGATTAAATAATTTTTCCTTTAGAATAATCATTATGTATTACTTTTGAAGTTAGTTTTTATGCGATTAGATAAATTTCTTTCCCACCATTTAGGTATTAGCCGTAGCCTTGTTAATAAAGAGTTAAAGGCTTCCTACGTAACTGTTGATGATCAAGTTATTAAATCAGGCTCTTACCAAATTGGAGCTGATCAGGTTATCAAATATCAAGATACTATTATTGAGCGTGTTGATAGTAAACGTTACTTTATGCTTCACAAGCCACAAGGTTATGTTTGTTCAACAGATGACCCTGATTATCCAACTATTGCTTATTTTATTGATGAGCCTATGGCTGAAAAACTACATGCAGCAGGGCGCTTAGATCTAGATACAACCGGTCTTGTTTTGTTAACTGATGATGGTCAATGGTCACATCGAATCACATCACCAAAACACCATTGCGAAAAAACATATTTAGTCACTGTTGCAGAACCTTTATCCTCAGATTTAATTGATACTTTTGCCAAGGGTATTTTACTTAAAGGCGAAAAAGAGCTAACGAGACCTGCTAAACTTAATATTATTGATCCACTAAATGCCAGTTTAACTATTAGTGAAGGGCGTTATCATCAAGTAAAAAGAATGTTTGCTGCCGCAGGTAATCATGTCGTTGCACTACATCGACAGCAAATAGGCGCTATTGATTTAGACATTGCAGAGGGCGAGTATCGACCATTAACAGAGGCCGAAATTAATTCTATTAATTTGAGGTAGTGATCATGATTTATCGTTTAGGGGATTTGATCCCCGATATTCAAGCCGCATTATATATTGCACCCTCTGCGACAGTTATTGGTGATGTCTCCTTAGAAAAAAATGTAACAGTTTGGCCTTCGGCTGTATTACGCGGGGATATCTGTCAAATTATTATGGGTGAAAATAGTAATATACAAGATAATGCGACGATTCACACCGATTTTGAGTTACCATGTAAAATTGGTCGCAATGTTTCAATAGGGCACAATGCCGTTTTGCACAGTTGTTTTATTGATGATAATGTTATTATTGGTATGGGAAGTATTATACTTAATAATAGTCGAATTGCTAAAAACTGTATTGTTGGTGCAGGCTCTTTAGTCACACAAAAACTATCTTACGAAGAAGGCTGCTTGATATTAGGTTCCCCAGCAAAAGTTATTCGTAAATTGACGGATAACGAGTTAAATAGTATTCAGATTAATGCTGAGCACTACTGTGAAAATGGCTTAAGGTATAAAAATACTTTACAAAGTATTGATACTTAATAGTCTGTATTTATCCAGATAAAATGATATTTCGTTTATTTGGATAAATTAAATTGGCATATCCTTTCTTTTTTTTCGGCAGTTACTAAACTAATCACCAATTCAATAAGATCCCCTCAATTCCTTATTCTATCAAATAT from Orbaceae bacterium lpD04 encodes:
- a CDS encoding DMT family transporter, producing MKERFIGGLLVLLGACSFGVLSSIVKTAYKAGYSLGEVTGVQSFFGMIILWGLYLVYKFFSKKKVIVNTRSFNGNYQLWRVCLAGFCPGLVGIFYYQCVQLIPASIAIVLLMQYLWISVIIDCFVFRNRPTLFQILVVFIIIIGSCLAAGIFNQHISLNLKGCFFGILAAITYSLFITMSSRVGNHLPKLKKSALMITGACFITFIIFPPTFLFELTLDDKLYQWGLMLALLGTVLPPLLFSIGIPKVGISFSAILSAAELPVAVIASYFYLKELIHYNQWIGVALILVAIIIPNLKHLRGDLKTK
- the rsuA gene encoding 16S rRNA pseudouridine(516) synthase RsuA, whose protein sequence is MRLDKFLSHHLGISRSLVNKELKASYVTVDDQVIKSGSYQIGADQVIKYQDTIIERVDSKRYFMLHKPQGYVCSTDDPDYPTIAYFIDEPMAEKLHAAGRLDLDTTGLVLLTDDGQWSHRITSPKHHCEKTYLVTVAEPLSSDLIDTFAKGILLKGEKELTRPAKLNIIDPLNASLTISEGRYHQVKRMFAAAGNHVVALHRQQIGAIDLDIAEGEYRPLTEAEINSINLR
- a CDS encoding gamma carbonic anhydrase family protein, which encodes MIYRLGDLIPDIQAALYIAPSATVIGDVSLEKNVTVWPSAVLRGDICQIIMGENSNIQDNATIHTDFELPCKIGRNVSIGHNAVLHSCFIDDNVIIGMGSIILNNSRIAKNCIVGAGSLVTQKLSYEEGCLILGSPAKVIRKLTDNELNSIQINAEHYCENGLRYKNTLQSIDT